The region GTACCGGGACGAGGTGGGGGAGTGGCACTACTTGTTCCACTGGCGACGAGCATTCCTCCAATGAGGATTACAGCGCCGAACATGGAGACGATTCGATGCATAGCCTTTCGAACGAGGATTATGGCTGATCAATCACCATGGCGCTAGATTAACGCAATCAGCAAGTGGGAGACTCATTATCGACCCAGCAACGGAATAGAGGGGCCCAAGCACCAACAAGATCACAGCGGACTTCAGGGCAGTCCGCTTGTGCTGTTTCAACCCACGCTTCTGCTCAGGGTTCACCGTAAACATCTCTGCAAGTGAATCCGCCTGCCAGACAACAACGAGTCCAGCAATTCCCAACGTCGTCGTAATCTGGAAGAACCCAGAAATCATATCCGGAAGCTGATCGGCCTCACACAGGACATCATCCTGTGCGACAACCGGGTTGACTAGAAAGATCACGGCTAAGAGCAGTATGAATAGACACTGTCTGACTAGCCTCTTTCCATGAGGCCGCTCAATCGACGGTTCACCTGAACGTGTCTCAGCTAGAATTCCCGTCACGATATTTTGATCTAATTGAGACATAAATATAAGATTTCCTTATCTATCCCTAGGAATATATCATATGGAAATATCCTATCGATATCTATGACAGCGGGCTGTTGGATGGTGCGAAAGTTACTCCGTTTGGGTGCATAATCGTTGGAATATTTTCTACTCAGATTAGGGAAATCCATCTCACGTTCTTCGCGTGCTTATAAACTTACAAATGAAACTAGGAAATTCCCGAGCTGATGACTCAATATTCGGTGCGAAGGCTGGACGAGATCGAATTAACGACTGTAGATTGGTCTCCTGTATAACAAGTAGTTCGAAAACACTAAAAATCGACAAAGCAGCCGCTACCCAATTTGAGAACCCGGTATGAGAAAACCGTTACCCGAACTCACGCAGGAAGTCGCCCAACGCTCTCACGAACGTCTTCGCCGTGATCACTGGCGGTGACCGGATCGGCTCGTCGAGCGCGACCTTGATTAGATAATCCGTCAGCCGCCACAGGTTATAGATCAGCGTCGACAGCGCGAAGTTACACAGGCGAAGTCGGTAGTCCGTCGACGACGTCTTCGGCATGAAATCCTTGATCGACTTGTACTGGTTCTCGATATCCCAGCGTCGACTGTACCCGTTCATGACACTCGAGATTTCCTCGGGCTCAACGCGGTCCTGGTTCGTTACGAACACCGCGTACTTGCCGTCGGCATCATCGCTCGTACTCGGTGCGTACAGGAACTCCGCTTCGTGATGGATCTTGCCGTCGATTCCGAACGGGACGTCATGCTTGACAGCTTCGTCCGCTGTTGGATGCTCCTGAATATTCTGGATTGCCGCTAAGTCATCCTCGTACGTCGGCACTGGAGAGAGATACGTAAGCCCGCGCTCGTGAACATCTGCGTACACGCGATTCACGTAGTACCCCCGGTCGAACATCACTATATCCAAGTCGACGAACTGCTCTGCCTGATCAAGCAATCGGCTCACTAAATCGGCTTTCGAGTACGATGGAGAGTTCTCGGGCTCCCACGCAGAGTCCTCTTTGACCGGCTCAATGCCGAGGACGATAGGCGCGTAGTCACCGACCAGCGTGATAGTCGCGTACTTGTACCCGCGTTTGTACTCGCCATCTTTCTTGTATCCGCTCACCATTTCGGGTAGTCTGGCTTCGCGATCCCTGCCTCCTTGTCTTCCCACGGCCAGACGTGGAACTGCTCGTGGGTGATGTCGATCGCTGCAACGGTTTCTCGCGAGTCGAAGGGATCGTCGCTACGGATCGAGTTGATGATGTTCTCCGTGGCAGCATTGAACGCCGTCATTATTGCGTTTCGAATTTGATCGATTTTTCCTGGAACCAATATACATTCTCCCTAGCCACAAGTTAGAAGAATGACCGATATCAATTGGTAATGGAGAATCAAATCCAATTGACAAGATGAATGTGAACTCAAACATAGATTGGAAAACGATTTCTCAGAAGACACGGGGATTAGCACAAGTCAATCGACTACCAGAAACTATTAGCTATAATATTATTTATGCCGTTATCGGTATTAATATTGCAACAAATCAACCAATATCTGATGTCCAGGGATACATAAATAATTTGATGGTACTATTTGTTGCTATGATGATGTCAAAAATGCAAGCTTCAGTTGCGGATGCGTTGCATGATTATCGAGTTGATAAGGAAAATCCAGAGAAATCATATATCGCTAGATCAGTTCAAATATTAGGAGAAAACAATCTTTATTCGCTACTTGCGATCGAACTAACGGTAGGGCTCTCACTTTGGGGATGGCTCGCCTTCGGAACTGATAAACCGATTTTCCTTCTCATGGGTGCTTTGGTTGCTATATTTGGGTTCGTATATTCGTACCCACCCCGGATTAAAGAACTCGGTTTTTTGAATCATATCGTAACAACCGGGGTCGACGTATTTTGTGCTATTCTTCCTGTTTCACTCCTTATAGGGCTTAGATTCAACCAAGAGACCTATTTCTTGCTTGCTGCGATTTTCTTGTATATCTTGGGCTATCATATAGCTCATCAAGCAGCAGATACGTATTTTGATCGGCAAAGCGGTCTCTCGACTTTCACTCAACAAATAGGGGTCGGCCGAAGTATACTCCTGTCTGCGGCGACTACAATCGTAGCTGCGATCTTCACCTGGCTGGGCGGGTATCCAATATCGGCTATAGGACTCGGAATCGGTGGACTGGCGTATGGATTACTTCTCTGGCAGATAGTCGGTAAATCTGAAAAAGAGAAGTCACTAACTGTTTCTCGGTGGTTTAGTATCTCACTTTGGGCTACGTATCTAAATGGAGTGGTAGCAGTCGGCTTACTTCTGTAACTGTTCAATTCCTTCTCTCGAGCTTTATTTTGATTGGTGAGCTAGGTTGCGTTGAGAGGGAAGGAATAACTTCGAGAGATTCTTGAGATGGAACTTTTGGTATGTATTTTTCGAGGATCATTCCAAGCACGATTTTTCCTTCAAGCATTGCTAATCGTTCCCCGATACATCGTCTTGGGCCTGCTGCAAATGGGAAATACATTCCTGGTGATGGTGCTGATAGTGAATCAGATTCCCATCGGTCTGGTTGGAATTCATGTGGAGACTCGTATAGTCGAGGGTCTCGATGAGTCACCCATTGACTCAAACAGAGAAGGGTTCCTTCGGATATCTTGTGACCGCTCAGAATAACATCTTCGGTCGGTTGACGAAATATCGCATATGCAGGCGGGTAAAGGCGAAGGGACTCTTTCAGGATATGATCGAGTAGATTAGACTGTTGGAAAGGCTTCTCAGAGTTCTGGGGCTCATTTTGATCGATTTCGTTGATAGCTTGAGCTCTGATATCTGGATTGGAGCCAAGCAAATAGGTAGTATATGCTAACATGAGCGCGGTAGTCTCATGGCCAGCGAGTAGAAGTGTTACAACCTCGTCTCGAATCTCTGCTTTAGTCCACGATTCTTGATCAAGAAGATCAGCTATGAGTGAGTCATATTCTTCAGGGTGTTCTATGTGGCGTGTAATGATTTCGTCGACGATCTCGTCAAGTTCACCGATAGCACGACGATATGATCGATTCCTCGAGGTAGGAATCCACTCAGGGAGGTAGACGTAGGTCTGGGCGATATATGTGAAGTAGTCGATCACTTCATCAAAAATAGAGGGTAAGTCCCAGTTCTCCGACCGAAGGTCAATGTCGAATAGCGCATTGGTGATAATACGCAGTGTCAGTTCTTTCATTTCGTTTCCGAACATGACTATATCGCCGTCTTCCCATTGGCCCAATTTGTACTCGGTATGTGTTTTTATTTGATTAGCATAGGAGTTCATTTTCTGAGGGTGGAAGGAAGGCTCAAGATCATGGCGATTGGATCGCCACCGATCGCCTTCAGCTAAAACAAGTCCGTTGCCGATCAATGAGGATGTTACTCGTTTATGGAATCCTCCCTTTCGGTACTTCTTATTTTCATCTATCAGGACTGTTTGAATATCATTAGGGTCCATTAGAAGAACAATCTGGTTGCGAGCAACCCGGATTTGAGCAATGTCTCCATATTTTTCGGGGAAAGCACTGAACCACTTTAGGATGTTCTTGCGATAAAATTGGTGTGTATTTCCGATAAGAGGATATCCAGTTGGACCGGGGAGTTGTGACATCACATTGGATCGAGTGAATACTAAAGAATAAATTTGTTTCTCGGAAACTGGTGGTATGGCCACACTCTGATGATAGCATCAGGTTGTGAATTAGACTTCTGTATCGAAGAACAGTGAAGGATTTTACAGATTGTCTATCTTTGAGGAAGATTTGAGGTATTTTTCGTATGTTTCACGAGCCCATTGAACAGCTGCTTCCTTATCGTTTATTATTACGCCTTGAACACCTCCCTGGTTATAGACAGTCATTCCGGCATGTTCTCCTTCAGGAGTTTCCATTATCCACACTGCACAGGGGAGTGATTTTCCAGTACTGTATATGTCGACGTTATCATCTGCAACGAAATTTTCAAAGTTCTCTCCTCGTACCTCGTGAAGCGACTCGAGAACTTTCTCCTCAACGATGATCTCGACTTCTAGATCATTCTCTTGAATTTCCTTTTCTAGCAAATCTGGATACGAAGGGAGGGAAAGAGGAGCTAAGCCTGTTAATTTTGTTGCTGACTTCAGCAGTTCGTTGGCTTCTCTCAAAGCAGTTTCTGGCACCTGTGGGTCAGCAAGATGCTTAGAAGCCCCCTTAATGAAGTCACGGTCGATGGATATATCACCAGATATGCTATTTATTATCTGGTGAATATCTGCTAGGTTGTCAGTGGTGTCCACATAGTTTTCGTATGTTTCAAGAGACAACTTTCCAGTTGAGGTAAGATAGTACTCCCCACCTTGGATCTCAACACATCTCAAGTCCTGTAGGTTTTTGATTGCTCTATCTATCGTAGAACGAGATGCACTCACTTCTTCTGTGAGATCAGATTTCGTTTGTGGGTTATTGAGTAGAGCGCGAAGAATTTCGGTTCGCTTCCTGAGTGTATCCCGTAGTTTTTCTACATCATCCATATTATGTGATTAGGAGGATACCACAGTAATGTTTTTGTCAAAATACTATTTATTATACACTGAAATTAGATTTGAGAATAGTATGGTGTAGATCATGGGGGGATAAATGGAGATGAGTAATCGGCCAGGAGTTGAGTCACCAGACCACTATCTGATTATCTTTTCAAAAGTTGGTAGTACAATAGGGATAGGTCTAATAATTCTACCGAAAAAACCATAAGCGTTCAATGGAATGTCAAAGGTAGATGAGAGAAAAGATAACTGAGGAATTACGGCAACCAGAGTATACGGGAGAGAACCGGTGTGAAGCATGTACGGTGGTGAATGTCGCGATCGCAGGTGTACTTGGAGCAATTATTAGCCGGAAATCGAAATTCATGGGAGTAGTGTCGGTTGGCGTTTCTCTAGTGTTGATTTATCTTCGAGGGTACCTCATTCCCGGAACACCGACTCTGACCAAACGGTATATGCCAGCGTCTGCTCTCCAACTGTTCGGGAAAGAGCCAGAACCGGAAATTCGGAATGGCTTGGCTGCGACTAATACTTCTAGTTCAAACACTAGTGGTACTGACACGACTACAGCACAGATCTCTAATGAGGGGGCTCAAAACGAGTCTGAAGGAGAAAATGAAGGGTCCGTCACCCTATCACCAGAAGAGTATTTCCTCTCAGTAGGGGTTGTCGAAGAATGTGATGAGAGGGATGATCTGTGCATAGAGACGTCCTTCGAATCAGAGTGGGTTGAAGAAATGACCGACCTCAATGACGGCGATCTCTCAGCAGAAGATGCTGCTGCAGCATTAGGTCTGGACTTAGAAAATCATGAGTTCACGATTCGAGAGGATGATCAAGCTCGCCAGCTGAAGCGGGACCAACAGATTATCGGTCAGTGGCCATCGGAAGCTGCCCTGATTGCCGACATCGCTGCTTCTCGAGTACTTGAGTCGTGGGATACGAAATGGAGCGAGTACGAACCTGCTGAAAAGGGAGAACTCCTTAACGGGTTGCGATTATTCCTCGATACCTGCCCGACGAGTGATGGAGAGATCGTCTTCAGCGAGGAAACAGTCGAATCATGCTGTAGTAGCCACGAAGTGATCGCAGCAGTGTGTGAAGATACAAACGAGCGTATTTTCGAACACCAGATGCCGTGATCTCTCCTGTTCCTAGGCCCTCTTAACGAATTGAGGAACAGACGTTTTGGAATTTTTCTGCTGATATATTGGTGGGAGAAACTGGAACACTCTCAAAGCGTATATCTGTCAGTTTAGTTTAGAAATCCTTATGTGGTGTGTGGTTGAGCATACAATATGGAAGGTAAACCAGACATGGTGGTAGAAATACCAGACACAATGGTAGCAGAACCAGACATTGGTTGGAGTAGTAATGGAGAGACAACTAATCACGGAGGGTTCAACGCATGAGCCAAGCAAATTCAAGTCTGGCGCAGCAGAAAAGAGCAGGTTATCTCCTCCTAGGAGGCGCACTGGTAACGCTTGTTGGGGGTATAGCGGTGTTTTTCTACTATGATGCACCTCCGATGAGTTATGCAGGTATTCTCGTGCCTGTAGTGATCCTATCGGCGTTCGGATTTAGATCGATAACAGCTACTCGCAACGAGAAGGCATTAGGTGATGAGAGGACTCGGGATCTGATTGGAAGAGTCAGCATTAACGCATTTTGGTGGCTAATGGCGATCATCCTGATCAATGGTTTCTGGAATGTAGTCCCCAGGGAAAGCGCAGAGTTCCTGTATCTGGGTAGTGGATTAGGCATATTCGCCATTTACTATGTGTACTACCGCTATGTCCGATAAAACGATAGATAATGAATTGAAGGTCTATCGAGCTAAGCGCGATATCACGCAGGAGGAACTCGCAAAAGAGATCGGCGTTACACGGCAAACGATAAACGCTATCGAGAGAAACCGATACAACCCCTCTCTGGAAATAGCATTCGAGCTAGCAGAATATTTCGACTGCTCAGTAGAGGATATTTTCACCTACGAATAGCAGCTCTACTTTTCTTGTTCTTGAGGAGAAGTTGAG is a window of Halopiger aswanensis DNA encoding:
- a CDS encoding helix-turn-helix transcriptional regulator encodes the protein MSDKTIDNELKVYRAKRDITQEELAKEIGVTRQTINAIERNRYNPSLEIAFELAEYFDCSVEDIFTYE
- a CDS encoding cytochrome P450, with translation MSQLPGPTGYPLIGNTHQFYRKNILKWFSAFPEKYGDIAQIRVARNQIVLLMDPNDIQTVLIDENKKYRKGGFHKRVTSSLIGNGLVLAEGDRWRSNRHDLEPSFHPQKMNSYANQIKTHTEYKLGQWEDGDIVMFGNEMKELTLRIITNALFDIDLRSENWDLPSIFDEVIDYFTYIAQTYVYLPEWIPTSRNRSYRRAIGELDEIVDEIITRHIEHPEEYDSLIADLLDQESWTKAEIRDEVVTLLLAGHETTALMLAYTTYLLGSNPDIRAQAINEIDQNEPQNSEKPFQQSNLLDHILKESLRLYPPAYAIFRQPTEDVILSGHKISEGTLLCLSQWVTHRDPRLYESPHEFQPDRWESDSLSAPSPGMYFPFAAGPRRCIGERLAMLEGKIVLGMILEKYIPKVPSQESLEVIPSLSTQPSSPIKIKLERRN
- a CDS encoding UbiA family prenyltransferase — translated: MNVNSNIDWKTISQKTRGLAQVNRLPETISYNIIYAVIGINIATNQPISDVQGYINNLMVLFVAMMMSKMQASVADALHDYRVDKENPEKSYIARSVQILGENNLYSLLAIELTVGLSLWGWLAFGTDKPIFLLMGALVAIFGFVYSYPPRIKELGFLNHIVTTGVDVFCAILPVSLLIGLRFNQETYFLLAAIFLYILGYHIAHQAADTYFDRQSGLSTFTQQIGVGRSILLSAATTIVAAIFTWLGGYPISAIGLGIGGLAYGLLLWQIVGKSEKEKSLTVSRWFSISLWATYLNGVVAVGLLL
- a CDS encoding helix-turn-helix transcriptional regulator, giving the protein MDDVEKLRDTLRKRTEILRALLNNPQTKSDLTEEVSASRSTIDRAIKNLQDLRCVEIQGGEYYLTSTGKLSLETYENYVDTTDNLADIHQIINSISGDISIDRDFIKGASKHLADPQVPETALREANELLKSATKLTGLAPLSLPSYPDLLEKEIQENDLEVEIIVEEKVLESLHEVRGENFENFVADDNVDIYSTGKSLPCAVWIMETPEGEHAGMTVYNQGGVQGVIINDKEAAVQWARETYEKYLKSSSKIDNL